TGGGGCTCCCGCCTGGAATAGGAAAGGGATGGATGTAAGacaccaacagaaaacattctGAGACAATTATTACCttcaaattattgttattaatagGAATGTTTTCAATGAAATCAATCAGTACAATTGTTTTCCGAAACTTATAAAAGCCCCCACAGTACCTCCTTTATTGCCTTCTTTAACCCCAGAAGCTGggaaaacaaaaaggcaaaGCATGCTCACCATGAATGGGTTATTGGACATGCCAGGACCAGCCAAGGGCTGCCCAAAGGGCGTCATGGAGGGCTTGTTCTGTCCGTAGACTGGGAATGCAGGGCCTAGGGGTGATAAAGGGAAAGGGTTGTCTGCTCTTTCCTGCAGTTAAGCAGTGTAGAATAATGTTCTTACTATTTGCAGATAAATATAATAAGAATGTAAATATtcttatgttatgtatgtatgtttccaTAAGAGACCAAGTTTGTTTTGGTGTATGCTTTTTGCACAGAGTTGTGTGCTGTCATAGAGACGGTGGATCCCTAAACAAAGAAAACTGACGCGCAGATGGTTTAGCTTAAGCGGTAAATATAAGATAGTTAGGGTCACGGTGGCCTCGAGCAAAGTACAttgagtaataataacaaatgaGGACGAGACATAATACAGTGGCCCCCACCTTGGCGGGGTGTTGTGTGAAGATAGCAGTCCCGGTGcggaagaagaagagaggacCCAAGAAAGAAAGCATAAGAGATGAGGGGAAGAATAGATCGGGGCTCACAAGGTCTGACAGTCTAGAGATACGTGGACCGGCTCTGGCtgtttgtctgttgctagggaaacttagtctctgcgTGCCTTGTGATCCCACAGATCTGTGTATTGAAACTCCGATGCTTGACTGATAGAACAAATGTATTTGACTTCATCTTATCGTCTTATTTGGCTCTTGCTTAGGATCAATGTAATTCCAATTTAACAAATACGCGGGATATACAGGTCTTTTATTTGGGGTCGGACACATTGTCCCAAAAGGGGggacacagaggaggaaaaCCCCAACAGCAGCAATGTGTAATATATTTCATTGCAACTGTTATATATACCGGCCAAAAATAGGAGGCTATAAAGAGTCAAAGATAAATCATCTTTTTACAGTGAACATAATTAcaagttcatttttttaaagcactaaGGGACTAAAGCCGTCTACACATGATAGGCGGCAAAACCGCTTTGCACTGGCCATTCCATTGATTTCCACTCAAAATTCTAATTATTTCGACCTCTGACctagttgccgctgacctttcgaaagtgcaaccaatgagataacagcATGTCGTTACCTAGCAATGGGAAATAGGTTCCTTGCCACCCTTGATGACGTTTACCTGCACTGCGCTTTGCTCTCTGCGCtttgctctgcgccctacctagcagtgcgcagagagcaaattgcgtatcatgtgtaggcggcttaaaACTATGAAGAGGAGgggagaaaataaacaaaagagcCAAGCCAAGTTTTGATTGCATTCAGGTGTGAACAGAGCCTTATGAGTGATGTACAGAGCAGGAACCCTAAAGCTTTGTACCCCAAATGCAACCTTTTATCACTGTGCAGTAGCTGCCACTGACAAGTCACTTTTAATGTGCTGCAGCCTCAGCAAGACAAACACAATTCCCAAAGCAGATGGCCACCATGTAGATAAAGAAACATAACATTCATGCCAAGAAAAATGCTCTATGTGACCTAAATCACTGAAAGGTACTGCACAGGTGGAACAGGGTAAGAGGACAGAGGGGTGTGGAAGGCCACTAACCATTAGACTGAGGGTGGTAGGCCCCGGGTTGAGAGTAAGGGATGGGAGCCTGGCCAGGGAATTGCTGCTGGAAGTTTCCGCTGAAACTGGTCGGGAGGCAGTAGGAAGATGCATTTCCAAAGCCGGCGGGCATGCTCATAGAGCCAGTGCCAAACGAGGCTACGAGACACACGCAGCATGTGTGTAAATgcatatgcacgcacacacgcacacacacacacacacacacacacacacacacacacacacactctagatATGTTGGCAAATCACAAAGCTTCTTGGCAATGTAACTGAGTTACATCTAagtaacaaaaatgtttaattaaaaaatgtgtcttattaaatacacaaacatgtaaaTGTGCACACACCCGCAGCTGGCGCTCTGCCATTGGTCTGGAAAGGGTTGGTGGCCATCTCCGGGGCAACGGCTGCAGCAACGAAGGGATTTGTGGATGGGACGGCTAGATGAAATGCAGGTGGAAGTTGCAAAATTAgtctgaaaatgtattttaattctGCATGCATCACTGTAGTAGTAATCACTATAACCACCTCCAAAGCCAGGCTGCATGCTGGGTAACACAGGTGGATTCTGGGCGGGCGATGAACCAAGCACTGGTCCAAATAAGTTCCTGTGAAGAAAATGCCCTGATTAGATGCTGTTACATCCGTTTAACACATGCAATATGCATGACAGGCATTAATTAACCTTTAGAACTGATACACTGATACTGTAATAGTAGTGCTATtattactgtgtgtgtctgccagtCTCTCACCCTGGCACATTGCTGGCTGTGGTAACAGAGGAGCTGAGCTCGTTGTCCAACTCAGCCAGAGCAGCGTATCGATCCTCTCTGCGGCTCTCTGTCTGGGACTGGGTAGGGACGGCACTAGACATTGACGGGATTGGCACACCTCCCCCTTtcggaaattaaaaaaaattaaaataagataCTCACAAATCAAGTGCCACATgcatacacaccacacactcaaATAATAGAGaattaaaggaacatgccgacttacTGGGACTtgagcttattcaccgtatcccccagggttagataagtccatacatacccttctcatctctgtgcgtgtcgtaactctgtctgacgcccccacagctagcctagcttagcacagatcctggaggtaaccggctccatctagcctactgctcccaataagtgacaaaataacgccaacattttcctatttacatgttgtaatttgtatagtcacagcgtgtacaaataacaagttcaaactgggaactatattctcagaaggcgaagcactgctacttctgctacttgggcggagtgatttgcttgcagctCCTGAGAAGCCcagtggtgaggagcagagagtaacaatggtgcttttcaggtgttgtgctaatcactccgcccaagtagcagtgcttcgccttctgagaatatagttcccagtatgtacgttagaagatggctgtgtctcatgtgaccttgttatttgtacacgctgtgactatacaaatcacaacatgtaaataggaacacgttggcgttattttgtcacttattgggagcagtaggctagatggatctgtgctaagctaggctagcggtgggtgggtcagacagagttacgacacgcacggagatgagaagggtatgtatggacttatctaactctgggggatacggtgaataagctaaagtcccaataagtcggcgtggtctttaaataAAGATTCAGGGAAAAGCGTGGTATTTTGTAACAGGTTTAGGGCTAAATGTCCAATGGGTGTCTCCTTTCATAGCGCTTttgtcaaattaatttaaattgaaaGCACGTGTCGGTGTGTTTTCCAACATTGCTAACAACGTAGCGTGTCTTAAGTGCTCACTGCGCTGAGCATTAGTTTAAAAACCTGAGAAATGTGCTTCAATCAAATTTCATCAACAGTAGTGATGATCAGCGCCAATGCTCTACGCATCTATAGGTGATTACAGAAAGGGCTTGCCCAGTGGACACAGTGGGTAAGaaacaaataagaaaaatactgagatgagggtgagtgtgtgtggataGGGTGGAGGAAAGACAATGGTGGGGAGGGGGGTACCTGATGAAAAGGACTTTGAGGGGGGTGACGTGCTCAGATGGGATGGAattgcagtgtttccaaatgccGCAAAGTTGGCAAAGTTGGTATCTGAATTACCCTGAGGTGCTGCAGCCATACACAAGGAAAAATGAACAATGAatgtagaaataaaaacaatggcAGGGCAATGCATGGGATGATGACATACCAGGCTTCACACTGCTAAATATCTGTATTGCTGTGTATCGAGTGTCTGAGTGAAATGTTGGACCTTTTGGGACCTTTGAGAGAAAGCTATAGCTAGCTTACCTGACTGGCTGGGAAAATGTGCAAAGTTGGCAAAGTTGGTAGAGCTGGAAGATTGAGTGGCTGGAGCGGCAAAGATGTCTCCTCCCAGGTCAGAGAGCAAGTCAAACTTCTTCTCCTGAGCAACGCTGTGAGCCTGGGAACGACCTAGCCCCGGAGACTGGGCAGCGGGCGCACAAATTAAAGAGTTAAAAGTCTTCTCCGTCCAAATTCCAAAAGACATCATAGACATTTATCTAATGGACAAAGAGAGCCTCAGAGAACATTTCTGTTACCTGGCGCAGTGGGGTCTTGTTGAGCTGCAGGGTCTTGAGGGGTTGTACTTCTGGGGTACTACCAGTGCTGCTGGCTGAGGAGCCAGACACAGAGGCCTGGACACTAGCTACCGCCCTTGCCTGGTCTGGAGGAACATACCTAGGCATCCAGGAAAGCACACCAACACAAATGCAgagtattaaaaacaaaaaaagacagaaaataaaaggAAGGCTTTTATAACTGATCCTGACTGGGCACTACGCAAGTACAACAAATGGGTAATTTATCTATTTGATTGGGCTAAAGGTAAGTATTTAAATCGAATGGGACCTTCCTTTATAAAGCAGTTTTTAAAGTTGTTCTCTTTCCACCAACACTGCATGCAAAAGAGGAAAGTGACAATGAAGAGCATGCTATCAAACTGAAACATATGGTTAACCACCACTGACTTTATAGCACTCCATTATTTAAAGAAGTATCACATATTGGTTTATCTAACCATTTATATTATGTGCATCCAAGGGGTGAAGGACTGAAATAAGTATTTTGGTTTGTGATCTTTTGACAACAGGGTTTACACTTCCCAGAACAtatcaaacaaacaagaaaaaaatcaacaagtttattttaccatcttttcttttcatatttttccTGAAGGAACtcttttactttcagtggttCTCGGAAATCTGGAACAACTAACGTCCTGTCGTCATAGAGGCCCAGCCAGATG
This Sander lucioperca isolate FBNREF2018 chromosome 9, SLUC_FBN_1.2, whole genome shotgun sequence DNA region includes the following protein-coding sequences:
- the agfg1b gene encoding arf-GAP domain and FG repeat-containing protein 1b isoform X2, with amino-acid sequence MATSAKRKQEETHLKMLREMTSLPANRKCFDCDQRGPTYVNMTVGSFVCTTCSGILRGLNPPHRVKSISMTTFTHQEIEFLQKHSNEVCKHIWLGLYDDRTLVVPDFREPLKVKEFLQEKYEKKRWYVPPDQARAVASVQASVSGSSASSTGSTPEVQPLKTLQLNKTPLRQSPGLGRSQAHSVAQEKKFDLLSDLGGDIFAAPATQSSSSTNFANFAHFPSQSGGGVPIPSMSSAVPTQSQTESRREDRYAALAELDNELSSSVTTASNVPGNLFGPVLGSSPAQNPPVLPSMQPGFGAVPSTNPFVAAAVAPEMATNPFQTNGRAPAAASFGTGSMSMPAGFGNASSYCLPTSFSGNFQQQFPGQAPIPYSQPGAYHPQSNGPAFPVYGQNKPSMTPFGQPLAGPGMSNNPFMAGAPAGSFPSAGSTNPFL
- the agfg1b gene encoding arf-GAP domain and FG repeat-containing protein 1b isoform X1, whose translation is MATSAKRKQEETHLKMLREMTSLPANRKCFDCDQRGPTYVNMTVGSFVCTTCSGILRGLNPPHRVKSISMTTFTHQEIEFLQKHSNEVCKHIWLGLYDDRTLVVPDFREPLKVKEFLQEKYEKKRWYVPPDQARAVASVQASVSGSSASSTGSTPEVQPLKTLQLNKTPLRQSPGLGRSQAHSVAQEKKFDLLSDLGGDIFAAPATQSSSSTNFANFAHFPSQSAPQGNSDTNFANFAAFGNTAIPSHLSTSPPSKSFSSGGGVPIPSMSSAVPTQSQTESRREDRYAALAELDNELSSSVTTASNVPGNLFGPVLGSSPAQNPPVLPSMQPGFGAVPSTNPFVAAAVAPEMATNPFQTNGRAPAAASFGTGSMSMPAGFGNASSYCLPTSFSGNFQQQFPGQAPIPYSQPGAYHPQSNGPAFPVYGQNKPSMTPFGQPLAGPGMSNNPFMAGAPAGSFPSAGSTNPFL
- the agfg1b gene encoding arf-GAP domain and FG repeat-containing protein 1b isoform X3; this encodes MATSAKRKQEETHLKMLREMTSLPANRKCFDCDQRGPTYVNMTVGSFVCTTCSGILRGLNPPHRVKSISMTTFTHQEIEFLQKHSNEVCKHIWLGLYDDRTLVVPDFREPLKVKEFLQEKYEKKRWYVPPDQARAVASVQASVSGSSASSTGSTPEVQPLKTLQLNKTPLRQSPGLGRSQAHSVAQEKKFDLLSDLGGDIFAAPATQSSSSTNFANFAHFPSQSAPQGNSDTNFANFAAFGNTAIPSHLSTSPPSKSFSSGGGVPIPSMSSAVPTQSQTESRREDRYAALAELDNELSSSVTTASNVPGNLFGPVLGSSPAQNPPVLPSMQPGFGAVPSTNPFVAAAVAPEMATNPFQTNGRAPAAGPAFPVYGQNKPSMTPFGQPLAGPGMSNNPFMAGAPAGSFPSAGSTNPFL